One stretch of Streptomyces sp. R21 DNA includes these proteins:
- the recX gene encoding recombination regulator RecX, with protein MTRRTDWAEYEYAHPVTPEGQGRGAEGSSTGDSGRAYGGDGWRDGDPDGGDGPSSYGADPDGEGSYGGTRRGVGASGGDGPSGGHRPPSGDSRRGDGRRGDGGQRGGRGRRRRGGGFGEPSGDQSADAQDGGLPSSSRAEKGEPPGDPAERARAICLRLLTGTPRTRKQLADALRKREIPDDVADEVLSRFEEVGLINDSAFADAWVESRHHGRGLARRALARELRTKGVDSTLIDEAVGQLDSEQEEATARELVARKLRSTRGLDRDKRLRRLAGMLARKGYSEGMALRVVRQALEEEGEDTEGLGDEGF; from the coding sequence ATGACACGACGAACCGACTGGGCCGAGTACGAGTACGCCCACCCCGTGACCCCGGAGGGGCAGGGGCGCGGGGCCGAGGGCAGCTCGACCGGAGACAGCGGCCGGGCGTACGGCGGCGACGGGTGGCGTGACGGCGATCCGGACGGCGGCGACGGACCGTCCTCGTACGGAGCCGATCCGGATGGTGAAGGGTCGTACGGCGGCACTCGTCGCGGTGTCGGCGCGTCGGGCGGTGACGGCCCCTCGGGTGGGCACCGCCCGCCGAGCGGAGACTCGCGGCGTGGTGACGGTCGGCGCGGCGACGGCGGCCAGCGCGGTGGACGGGGGCGCCGGAGGCGTGGCGGTGGTTTCGGCGAGCCGTCAGGCGATCAGTCCGCCGACGCACAGGACGGGGGCCTCCCTTCCTCGTCGAGGGCCGAGAAAGGGGAGCCCCCAGGGGACCCGGCTGAGCGGGCACGGGCGATCTGCCTGCGCCTGCTCACCGGGACCCCGCGCACGCGGAAACAGCTCGCGGACGCGCTGCGCAAGCGCGAGATCCCTGACGACGTGGCGGACGAGGTGCTGTCCCGCTTCGAAGAGGTCGGCCTGATCAACGACAGCGCCTTCGCGGACGCCTGGGTGGAATCGCGGCACCATGGCCGCGGCCTGGCCCGGCGGGCGCTCGCGCGGGAGCTGCGCACCAAGGGCGTGGACTCGACGCTGATCGACGAGGCCGTCGGACAACTCGACTCCGAGCAGGAGGAGGCGACCGCACGCGAGCTGGTCGCCCGGAAGCTGCGCTCCACGCGCGGCCTCGACCGCGACAAGCGGCTACGACGCCTCGCGGGCATGCTCGCCCGCAAGGGCTACTCCGAGGGCATGGCCCTGCGAGTGGTCCGCCAGGCACTGGAGGAAGAGGGCGAGGACACGGAGGGGCTCGGAGACGAGGGGTTCTGA
- a CDS encoding AraC family transcriptional regulator, which yields MAGSGERARHWQYAELPGVDLLRARYVEKIFVRHTHENFVIAAIADGVEVFHHGGADQYAGPGALALVNPDTPHTGRAGVPEGWRYGAVYPSPELVAEIAAETTTLRGAPGFTSPVLDDPYAAGLVHQVLRAAEEGNALAADTLLRVAVTRLLRLNGGPLPQRDVRTAGARVAARARAVLEGDMAEPPSLERLAADLGTGPFALLRAFRDAYGMPPHTWLTDARVRRVRHLLDAGITPAEAAVAVGFTDQPHLNRHFTRIVGVPPGAYQRERRGGRKNVQDPQGRLLVSSDACQNSKLSQTYAVKTAEKPTPPSSGTPWESGSPSDCPVSPSG from the coding sequence ATGGCTGGTTCCGGGGAGCGGGCGCGGCACTGGCAGTACGCCGAGCTGCCGGGGGTCGATCTGCTGCGGGCGCGGTATGTCGAGAAGATCTTTGTGCGGCATACGCATGAGAACTTCGTCATCGCTGCCATCGCCGACGGTGTGGAGGTCTTCCACCACGGAGGCGCCGATCAGTACGCGGGGCCGGGCGCCCTGGCGCTGGTCAATCCCGATACACCGCATACGGGCCGGGCGGGAGTCCCTGAGGGGTGGCGGTACGGGGCGGTCTATCCGTCGCCCGAACTGGTGGCCGAGATCGCGGCCGAGACCACCACACTTCGCGGCGCCCCTGGTTTCACCAGTCCCGTACTGGATGATCCGTACGCCGCGGGCCTCGTTCATCAGGTGCTGCGTGCCGCGGAGGAGGGCAACGCGCTTGCCGCCGACACCCTGCTGCGGGTCGCGGTGACCCGGCTGTTGCGGCTGAACGGCGGTCCGCTGCCGCAGCGTGACGTACGGACCGCGGGTGCCCGGGTCGCCGCACGCGCGCGTGCCGTGCTGGAGGGGGACATGGCGGAGCCCCCGTCGTTGGAGCGGCTGGCCGCCGATCTCGGCACCGGACCGTTCGCGCTGCTGCGCGCGTTCCGTGACGCCTATGGGATGCCGCCGCACACCTGGCTGACGGATGCCCGGGTGCGCCGGGTGCGTCATCTGCTGGATGCCGGCATCACGCCGGCCGAGGCCGCTGTCGCCGTCGGGTTCACCGACCAGCCTCATCTCAACCGCCACTTCACCCGGATCGTCGGGGTCCCTCCGGGCGCGTACCAGCGGGAACGGAGGGGCGGGCGCAAGAACGTACAAGACCCACAAGGGCGCCTTCTCGTATCGTCCGACGCGTGCCAGAACAGCAAGCTCTCGCAGACATACGCAGTGAAGACGGCGGAAAAACCGACGCCGCCGTCGTCCGGGACGCCCTGGGAGTCGGGGTCGCCGTCGGACTGTCCGGTTTCGCCTTCGGGGTGA
- a CDS encoding AzlD domain-containing protein: protein MNIWIAIGATAVGCYAVKLIGLLVPAGVLERPLVRRLAALLPVALLAALTAQQTFADGHVLVVDAKAAGLGAAAVALILRAPFLLVVASAVVVTAGVRALTG, encoded by the coding sequence TTGAACATCTGGATCGCCATCGGCGCGACCGCCGTCGGCTGCTACGCCGTCAAGCTCATCGGGCTCCTGGTACCGGCCGGCGTGCTGGAGCGGCCGCTCGTCAGGCGCCTCGCCGCCCTGCTGCCCGTCGCCCTCCTCGCCGCCCTCACGGCACAGCAGACCTTCGCCGACGGACACGTCCTGGTGGTGGACGCGAAGGCCGCAGGGCTCGGAGCGGCCGCCGTCGCGCTGATCCTGCGTGCGCCCTTCCTGCTGGTGGTCGCCTCGGCCGTGGTGGTGACCGCGGGCGTACGCGCCCTGACGGGCTGA
- the recA gene encoding recombinase RecA: MAGTDREKALDAALAQIERQFGKGAVMRLGERPNEPIEVIPTGSTALDVALGVGGLPRGRVVEVYGPESSGKTTLTLHAVANAQRLGGQVAFIDAEHALDPEYAKKLGVDIDNLILSQPDNGEQALEIVDMLVRSGALDLIVIDSVAALVPRAEIEGEMGDSHVGLQARLMSQALRKITSALNQSKTTAIFINQLREKIGVMFGSPETTTGGRALKFYASVRLDIRRIETLKDGTDAVGNRTRVKVVKNKVAPPFKQAEFDILYGQGISREGGLIDMGVENGFVRKAGAWYTYEGDQLGQGKENARNFLKDNPDLANEIEKKILEKLGVGVKPQEPSAEPGADAAVSAAPDDAAKTVPAPATKTAKSKAAVAKS, translated from the coding sequence ATGGCAGGAACCGACCGCGAGAAGGCGCTCGACGCCGCACTCGCACAGATTGAACGGCAATTCGGCAAGGGCGCGGTGATGCGCCTGGGCGAGCGGCCGAACGAGCCCATCGAGGTCATCCCCACCGGGTCGACCGCGCTCGACGTCGCGCTCGGCGTCGGCGGCCTGCCGCGCGGCCGAGTGGTGGAGGTGTACGGCCCGGAGTCCTCCGGTAAGACGACCCTGACGCTGCACGCGGTGGCGAACGCGCAGAGGCTCGGCGGCCAGGTGGCCTTCATCGACGCGGAGCACGCCCTCGACCCCGAGTACGCGAAGAAGCTCGGCGTCGACATCGACAACCTGATTCTGTCGCAGCCGGACAACGGCGAGCAGGCTCTGGAGATCGTGGACATGCTGGTCCGCTCCGGCGCGCTCGACCTGATCGTCATCGACTCCGTCGCCGCCCTGGTGCCGCGCGCGGAGATCGAGGGCGAGATGGGCGACTCGCACGTGGGTCTGCAGGCCCGACTGATGAGCCAGGCCCTGCGAAAGATCACCAGCGCGCTCAACCAGTCGAAGACCACGGCGATCTTCATCAACCAGCTGCGCGAGAAGATCGGCGTGATGTTCGGCTCCCCGGAGACCACGACCGGTGGCCGGGCGCTCAAGTTCTACGCCTCGGTGCGACTCGACATCCGCCGCATCGAGACGCTGAAGGACGGCACCGACGCGGTCGGCAACCGCACCCGCGTCAAGGTCGTCAAGAACAAGGTGGCGCCGCCCTTCAAGCAGGCCGAGTTCGACATCCTCTACGGGCAGGGCATCAGCCGCGAGGGCGGCCTGATCGACATGGGCGTGGAGAACGGCTTCGTCCGCAAGGCCGGCGCCTGGTACACGTACGAGGGCGACCAGCTCGGTCAGGGCAAGGAGAACGCGCGCAACTTCCTGAAGGACAACCCCGACCTCGCCAACGAGATCGAGAAGAAGATCCTGGAGAAGCTGGGCGTCGGTGTGAAGCCGCAGGAGCCCAGCGCCGAGCCGGGTGCGGACGCGGCGGTCTCGGCCGCTCCGGACGACGCCGCGAAGACGGTGCCCGCTCCGGCGACCAAGACGGCCAAGTCCAAGGCCGCGGTGGCCAAGAGCTAG
- a CDS encoding DUF3046 domain-containing protein, with the protein MRLTVFWQRMADHFGTGYADTFARDHVMTELGGRTVHEALNAGWEAKEVWRVVCTAMNVPHENR; encoded by the coding sequence ATGCGGTTGACGGTCTTCTGGCAGCGGATGGCGGATCACTTCGGAACGGGGTACGCCGACACCTTCGCGCGCGATCACGTGATGACGGAGCTCGGCGGGCGCACCGTGCACGAGGCGCTGAACGCCGGCTGGGAAGCCAAGGAAGTGTGGCGCGTGGTGTGCACGGCCATGAACGTTCCCCACGAAAACCGCTGA
- a CDS encoding AI-2E family transporter: MAPTDETAQVAQHASPFGTTPPAGPPAQDAVAQGGRMPRWLPRAMVLALALIAVFQLGSWAFHQLTGLLINILIAFFLALAIEPAVSWMASRGMRRGLAAFLVFLAVMIMVAGFITLLGSMLAGQIIKMVEGFPDYLDSVINWINTTFHTELRRVDIQESLLRSDSLRKYVQNSATGVLDVSAQVLGGLFQLLTIALFSFYFAADGPRLRRALCSVLPPARQAEVLRAWEIAVDKTGGYLYSRGLMALISGVAHYILLQSLGVPYAPVLGVWVGLVSQFIPTIGTYLAGALPMLIAFTIDPWYALWVLIFVVVYQQFENYVLQPKLTAKTVDIHPAVAFGSVIAGTALLGAVGALIAIPAVATLQAFLGAYVKRYDVTDDPRVHGHRNRGSDSVFARVRRSWWPRRAERSEPESGESSSQDSR; this comes from the coding sequence GTGGCCCCGACAGACGAGACCGCACAGGTCGCCCAGCACGCATCCCCCTTCGGCACGACGCCGCCCGCCGGCCCCCCGGCGCAGGACGCCGTCGCGCAGGGTGGGCGCATGCCGCGCTGGCTGCCGCGTGCGATGGTGCTCGCGCTCGCGCTCATCGCTGTGTTCCAGTTGGGCAGTTGGGCGTTCCACCAGCTCACGGGCCTGTTGATCAACATCCTCATCGCGTTCTTCCTGGCACTCGCGATCGAGCCGGCGGTCAGTTGGATGGCCTCGCGCGGCATGCGCCGCGGACTGGCCGCCTTCCTCGTCTTCCTCGCGGTGATGATCATGGTGGCGGGCTTCATCACGCTGCTCGGCTCCATGCTCGCCGGCCAGATCATCAAGATGGTCGAGGGCTTCCCGGACTACCTCGACTCGGTCATCAACTGGATCAACACGACGTTCCACACCGAGTTGAGACGGGTGGACATCCAGGAGAGCCTGCTCCGCTCCGACTCGCTGCGGAAGTACGTGCAGAACAGCGCCACCGGCGTCCTGGACGTGTCCGCGCAGGTGCTGGGCGGCCTCTTCCAGCTGCTGACGATCGCGTTGTTCTCGTTCTACTTCGCCGCCGACGGGCCGCGGCTGCGTCGGGCGCTGTGCTCCGTGCTGCCGCCCGCCCGGCAGGCCGAGGTGCTGCGCGCCTGGGAGATCGCCGTCGACAAGACGGGCGGCTATCTGTACTCGCGCGGCCTGATGGCGCTGATCTCGGGCGTCGCGCACTACATCCTGCTGCAGTCGCTGGGCGTGCCCTACGCGCCCGTGCTCGGCGTCTGGGTCGGTCTGGTCTCCCAGTTCATCCCCACCATCGGAACGTATCTCGCGGGCGCGCTTCCGATGCTGATCGCCTTCACGATCGACCCCTGGTACGCGCTCTGGGTGCTGATCTTCGTAGTGGTCTACCAGCAGTTCGAGAACTATGTGCTCCAGCCCAAGCTGACCGCCAAGACCGTGGACATCCACCCGGCGGTCGCCTTCGGCTCGGTCATCGCCGGTACCGCCCTCCTCGGCGCGGTCGGCGCGTTGATCGCCATCCCCGCGGTCGCCACCCTGCAGGCCTTCCTGGGGGCGTATGTGAAGCGGTACGACGTCACCGACGACCCCCGGGTGCACGGGCACCGCAACAGGGGCTCGGACAGCGTCTTCGCGCGCGTGCGCCGGTCGTGGTGGCCGCGGCGGGCGGAAAGAAGCGAGCCCGAGTCCGGGGAGAGTTCCTCGCAAGACTCTCGATAG
- a CDS encoding AzlC family ABC transporter permease, whose translation MRSEDGGKTDAAVVRDALGVGVAVGLSGFAFGVTSAGSGLTLLQTCALSLLVFTGASQFALVGALAAGGNPLTAAAGAFFLGVRNAFYGLRLSQLLALPRAVRPFAAQWVIDETTAVALAQPTRRSVRIGFTVTGLTLYVLWNLTTLLGAVGAEAIGDTDAWGLDAAGPAVFLALLAPMLKTTTERAVAGLAVLLGLGLLPVLPAGVPVLVAALAAPAVLYVEGRRHVKAVDNGAGEKR comes from the coding sequence ATACGCAGTGAAGACGGCGGAAAAACCGACGCCGCCGTCGTCCGGGACGCCCTGGGAGTCGGGGTCGCCGTCGGACTGTCCGGTTTCGCCTTCGGGGTGACCTCGGCCGGCAGCGGGCTCACGCTGCTGCAGACCTGTGCGCTCAGTCTCCTGGTGTTCACCGGCGCCTCGCAGTTCGCGCTCGTGGGCGCGCTGGCCGCCGGGGGGAACCCGCTCACGGCCGCCGCGGGCGCCTTCTTCCTCGGCGTGCGCAACGCCTTCTACGGGCTGCGCCTGTCGCAGTTGCTGGCCCTCCCGCGCGCGGTGCGCCCGTTCGCCGCCCAATGGGTCATCGACGAGACGACGGCCGTCGCGCTCGCGCAGCCGACCCGCCGCAGCGTCCGCATCGGGTTCACCGTCACCGGGCTCACCCTCTACGTGCTGTGGAACCTCACCACACTGCTCGGCGCCGTCGGTGCCGAGGCCATCGGTGACACCGACGCGTGGGGGCTGGACGCCGCGGGGCCCGCCGTCTTCCTGGCCCTGCTCGCGCCGATGCTGAAGACCACCACGGAGCGCGCGGTCGCGGGTCTCGCGGTTCTGCTGGGGCTCGGTCTGCTGCCTGTCCTGCCGGCGGGCGTTCCCGTGCTGGTGGCCGCGCTGGCCGCCCCGGCCGTCCTCTACGTAGAGGGGCGTCGCCATGTGAAAGCCGTCGACAATGGAGCGGGGGAAAAGCGTTGA
- a CDS encoding ATP-dependent helicase yields the protein MVSSAHRALDGFSPATRGWFTGAFSAPTAAQAGAWRAIAEGSDVLVVAPTGSGKTLAAFLAALDQLASTPPPADPRKRCRVLYVSPLKALAVDVERNLRSPLTGIRQESVRLGLPEPEVKVGIRSGDTPAAERRALATRPPDILITTPESLFLMLTSATRDALTGIETVILDEVHAVAGTKRGAHLALTLERLDELLPKPARRIGLSATVRPVDEVARYLSPRRKVEIVQPPSGKEFDLSVVVPVEDLGELGGSPAADANDGAEKPSIWPHVEERIADLVQSHRSTIVFANSRRLAERLCNRLNEIAYERATGEPLEEAHAPAQLMGGSGAAQGAPPVIARAHHGSVSKEQRALVEEDLKAGRLPAVVATSSLELGIDMGAVDLVIQVESPPSVASGLQRVGRAGHQVGAVSTGVVFPKYRGDLVQAAVVTERMRTGSIESLRVPANPLDVLAQQLVAMTALDTWQVDDLLATVRRAAPFASLPESAFTAVLDMLAGRYPSDAFAELRPRVVWDRVGGTVTGRPGAQRLAVTSGGTIPDRGLFGVFLAGADPKKGGGRVGELDEEMVYESRVGDVFTLGTSSWRIEDITRDRVLVSPAPGVPGRLPFWKGDQLGRPLELGRAVGAFLREVGSLPKEDARLRLLAAGLDAWAADNVLSYLAEQREACGHIPDDRTIVVERFRDELGDWRVVVHSPFGAQVHAPWALALGARLSERYGMDAQVMHADDGIVLRLPDADLMGLDLLDQEPARTGTEYDAEQAPVGAADVAFDKGEVDQIVTDQVGGSALFAARFRECAARALLLPRRSPGKRTPLWQQRQRAAQLLQVASEFGSFPIVLEAVRECLQDVFDVPGLTELMGDIESRKVRLVEVTTPEPSPFARSLLFGYVAQFLYEGDSPLAERRAAALSLDSRLLAELLGQAELRELLDADVLTELERELQWLTEDRRVKDAEGVADLLRMLGPLTDTELAERGADPQWARELAGARRAIRVRIGGADHWAAIEDAGRLRDALGTALPVGVPEAFTEPVKDPLGDLLARYARTHGPFTSTTAAARFGLGTAVTDGALQRLAANGRVVQGEFHPAGIGQEWCDATVLRRLRRRSLAALRHELEPVPPAALAQFLPQWQHVGSGHGLRGIDGLVRAIEQLQGASVPASALEKLVLPSRVAGYAPALLDELTSAGEVVWAGAGALPGKDGWVSLYLADAAPLLLPNPHPLEPTALHQSVLDILSGGYGLFFRQIADQIRATTHPDVTDPQLADAIWDLAWSGRLTNDTLAPMRSLLGSGRTAGSTAHRAKRTVPRGRYGSLTAAARPASRTGPPTVAGRWSLLPAREPDATVRAHALARTLLDRHGVVTRGAVAAEGVEGGFSATYRILSAFEDSGQARRGYVVEGLGAAQFAMDGAVDRLRATANARDRGETLPEPDFGDGFPIPNGFPGPHHSTATPDFTDPQTPLDPLHQHDAANTPDFFDDLDRPDASDTPGRRPINSASNTGSAGHPGTPSPYTFTDDHGFSADSAFSSRSGRPTGPGYSPGRSRSGSASQAVVLAAADPANAYGAALPWPEPPTGAGHKPGRKAGSLVVLVDGELTLYMERGGKTLLAWPADPDGTVTDDVRLRAAAEALSAAARAGSLGTVTVERVNGASALTSPFGTLLEGAGFIATPRGLRLRA from the coding sequence ATGGTCAGCTCCGCACACCGAGCCCTGGACGGCTTCTCACCCGCAACCCGCGGCTGGTTCACGGGGGCGTTCTCCGCGCCCACCGCGGCTCAGGCCGGTGCGTGGAGAGCCATCGCCGAGGGCTCGGACGTGCTGGTCGTAGCCCCCACCGGCTCCGGCAAGACCCTCGCCGCGTTCCTCGCCGCGCTGGACCAGCTGGCGTCGACCCCGCCACCGGCCGACCCCAGGAAGCGCTGCCGGGTCCTGTACGTGTCCCCGCTCAAGGCCCTCGCGGTGGACGTCGAGCGCAACCTCCGCAGCCCACTGACCGGCATCCGCCAGGAGTCCGTACGCCTGGGCCTGCCCGAGCCCGAGGTGAAGGTGGGCATCCGCTCGGGCGACACCCCGGCGGCGGAGCGCCGCGCCCTGGCCACCCGCCCGCCGGACATCCTGATCACGACCCCGGAGTCACTGTTCCTGATGCTCACGTCGGCCACGCGCGACGCGCTGACCGGCATCGAGACGGTGATCCTGGACGAGGTGCACGCGGTCGCGGGCACCAAGCGCGGCGCGCACCTCGCGCTCACCCTGGAGCGCCTCGACGAGCTGCTGCCCAAGCCCGCCCGCCGCATCGGCCTCTCCGCCACCGTGCGCCCGGTGGACGAGGTCGCGCGCTATCTGTCTCCGCGCCGCAAGGTGGAGATCGTCCAGCCGCCGTCCGGCAAGGAATTCGACCTCTCCGTGGTCGTCCCGGTCGAGGATCTGGGCGAGTTGGGCGGCTCCCCGGCGGCCGATGCGAACGACGGCGCGGAGAAGCCCTCCATCTGGCCGCACGTCGAGGAGCGGATCGCCGACCTCGTCCAGTCCCACCGTTCGACGATCGTTTTCGCCAACTCCCGCCGCCTCGCGGAACGGCTCTGCAACAGGCTGAACGAGATCGCGTACGAGCGGGCGACCGGCGAGCCCCTGGAGGAGGCGCACGCCCCGGCGCAGCTGATGGGCGGCTCGGGCGCGGCCCAGGGAGCTCCTCCCGTCATCGCCCGCGCCCACCACGGATCGGTCTCCAAGGAGCAGCGGGCGCTCGTCGAGGAGGACCTGAAGGCGGGCCGCCTCCCCGCGGTGGTCGCCACGTCCAGCCTCGAACTGGGCATCGACATGGGCGCGGTGGACCTGGTGATCCAGGTCGAGTCCCCTCCGTCCGTGGCCTCCGGCCTCCAGCGCGTGGGCCGCGCGGGGCACCAAGTGGGCGCGGTCTCCACGGGAGTCGTCTTCCCCAAGTACCGCGGCGACCTGGTCCAGGCGGCGGTGGTCACCGAGCGGATGCGCACCGGCTCCATCGAGTCGCTCCGGGTCCCGGCGAATCCCCTGGACGTGCTGGCCCAGCAGCTCGTCGCGATGACCGCGCTGGACACCTGGCAGGTGGACGATCTGCTCGCCACGGTCCGCCGTGCCGCCCCCTTCGCCTCACTCCCGGAGTCGGCGTTCACAGCCGTGCTGGACATGCTCGCGGGCCGCTATCCGTCGGACGCCTTCGCGGAGTTGCGCCCGCGGGTGGTGTGGGACCGCGTCGGCGGGACGGTCACCGGGCGCCCCGGCGCGCAGCGTCTCGCGGTCACCTCCGGCGGCACGATCCCCGACCGCGGGCTCTTCGGGGTCTTCCTGGCGGGGGCCGACCCCAAGAAGGGCGGCGGCCGGGTCGGCGAGCTCGACGAGGAGATGGTCTACGAGTCCAGGGTCGGCGACGTCTTCACACTCGGCACCAGTTCCTGGCGTATCGAGGACATCACCCGCGACCGGGTCCTGGTCTCGCCCGCTCCCGGCGTCCCGGGCCGGCTCCCGTTCTGGAAGGGCGACCAGCTGGGCCGCCCGCTCGAACTGGGCCGCGCGGTCGGCGCGTTCCTGCGCGAGGTCGGCTCACTGCCCAAGGAGGACGCCCGCCTGCGCCTCCTCGCCGCGGGTCTGGACGCCTGGGCCGCGGACAACGTCCTGTCGTACCTGGCCGAACAGCGCGAGGCGTGCGGGCACATCCCGGACGACCGCACGATCGTGGTCGAGCGTTTCCGCGACGAGCTGGGTGACTGGCGGGTCGTCGTGCACTCGCCCTTCGGCGCCCAGGTCCACGCTCCGTGGGCCCTCGCGCTGGGCGCCCGCCTCTCCGAGCGGTACGGCATGGACGCGCAGGTCATGCATGCCGACGACGGCATCGTGCTGCGGCTCCCGGACGCCGACCTGATGGGCCTGGACCTGCTCGACCAGGAACCGGCAAGGACAGGCACGGAGTACGACGCGGAACAGGCCCCCGTCGGTGCGGCGGACGTCGCCTTCGACAAGGGCGAGGTCGATCAGATCGTCACGGACCAGGTGGGCGGATCGGCCCTTTTCGCGGCCCGCTTCCGCGAGTGCGCCGCGCGGGCGCTGCTGCTGCCGCGCCGCAGCCCGGGCAAGCGCACCCCGCTGTGGCAGCAGCGCCAGCGCGCCGCCCAACTCCTCCAGGTGGCGAGCGAGTTCGGGTCGTTCCCGATCGTCCTGGAGGCGGTCCGCGAGTGTCTCCAGGACGTCTTCGACGTCCCGGGTCTCACGGAGCTGATGGGCGACATCGAGTCCCGCAAGGTGCGCCTCGTGGAGGTCACCACGCCCGAGCCGTCCCCCTTCGCGCGCTCCCTTCTCTTCGGTTACGTGGCCCAGTTCCTGTACGAGGGTGACTCGCCGCTCGCCGAGCGGCGCGCCGCCGCCCTGTCGCTGGACTCGCGACTGCTTGCCGAACTGCTCGGGCAGGCCGAGCTGCGTGAGCTGCTCGACGCCGACGTCCTGACCGAGCTGGAGCGGGAGCTCCAGTGGCTGACCGAGGACCGGCGCGTCAAGGACGCCGAAGGTGTCGCGGACCTGCTGCGCATGCTGGGCCCGCTCACGGACACCGAGCTGGCCGAGCGCGGCGCGGATCCGCAGTGGGCGCGGGAGCTCGCCGGAGCCCGCCGCGCCATCCGGGTCCGCATCGGCGGCGCCGACCACTGGGCGGCGATCGAGGACGCCGGACGCCTGCGCGACGCACTCGGCACGGCGTTGCCCGTCGGCGTCCCGGAGGCCTTCACCGAGCCGGTCAAGGACCCCCTGGGCGACCTCCTCGCGCGCTACGCCCGCACGCACGGCCCGTTCACGTCGACCACGGCCGCGGCCCGCTTCGGTCTCGGCACAGCCGTCACCGACGGGGCGCTGCAACGCCTTGCGGCCAACGGGCGTGTCGTACAAGGGGAGTTCCATCCGGCGGGCATCGGCCAGGAATGGTGCGACGCGACAGTCCTACGACGGCTGCGGCGCCGTTCGCTGGCGGCGCTGCGCCACGAGCTTGAGCCGGTGCCGCCCGCCGCGCTCGCGCAGTTCCTGCCGCAGTGGCAGCACGTCGGCAGCGGGCACGGGCTGCGCGGCATCGACGGACTGGTGCGTGCGATCGAACAGTTGCAGGGCGCGTCCGTCCCCGCGTCGGCGCTGGAGAAGCTCGTGCTGCCCTCCCGTGTCGCCGGGTACGCCCCCGCGCTGCTCGACGAGCTCACCTCGGCCGGGGAAGTGGTCTGGGCCGGAGCCGGGGCATTGCCGGGCAAGGACGGCTGGGTGTCTCTCTATCTGGCCGACGCGGCCCCGCTGCTCCTCCCCAACCCGCACCCCTTGGAGCCGACCGCGCTCCACCAATCCGTCCTGGACATCCTCTCCGGGGGCTACGGCCTCTTCTTCCGCCAGATCGCCGACCAGATCCGCGCCACCACACACCCGGACGTCACCGATCCCCAACTGGCCGACGCCATCTGGGATCTGGCCTGGTCGGGGAGGCTCACGAACGACACGCTCGCCCCGATGCGCTCCCTCCTGGGCTCCGGTCGCACCGCCGGATCCACGGCCCACCGCGCCAAGCGCACGGTGCCTCGGGGCCGCTACGGCTCGCTGACGGCTGCCGCACGCCCCGCCTCCCGCACCGGCCCCCCGACGGTCGCCGGCCGCTGGTCGCTGCTCCCGGCCCGCGAGCCCGACGCCACGGTGCGCGCCCACGCCCTGGCCCGCACGCTGCTGGACCGGCACGGCGTCGTGACACGCGGTGCGGTCGCCGCGGAAGGTGTCGAGGGCGGCTTCTCGGCGACGTACCGCATCCTGTCGGCCTTCGAGGACAGCGGTCAGGCACGTCGCGGCTATGTGGTGGAAGGACTCGGCGCCGCGCAGTTCGCGATGGACGGCGCGGTGGACCGCCTGCGCGCGACGGCGAACGCCCGGGATCGCGGCGAGACCCTGCCCGAACCGGACTTCGGCGACGGCTTCCCCATCCCGAACGGCTTCCCCGGCCCCCACCACTCCACAGCCACACCAGACTTCACCGATCCCCAAACCCCCCTGGACCCCCTTCACCAGCACGACGCCGCGAACACTCCCGACTTCTTCGACGACCTCGACCGGCCGGACGCCTCCGACACCCCCGGTCGTAGGCCCATCAACAGCGCATCCAACACAGGCAGCGCCGGCCATCCCGGAACCCCCAGCCCGTACACCTTCACCGACGACCACGGCTTCTCCGCCGACTCCGCCTTCTCGTCCCGCTCCGGCCGCCCGACCGGCCCGGGCTACTCCCCCGGCCGCTCCCGCTCCGGCAGCGCCTCCCAGGCCGTGGTCCTGGCCGCCGCCGACCCCGCCAACGCCTACGGCGCCGCGCTTCCCTGGCCCGAGCCCCCGACCGGCGCCGGGCACAAGCCCGGACGTAAAGCGGGCTCCCTGGTCGTGCTCGTCGACGGCGAGCTGACGCTGTACATGGAGCGTGGCGGCAAGACCCTGCTGGCCTGGCCCGCCGACCCGGACGGCACGGTCACGGATGACGTTCGCCTCCGCGCCGCCGCCGAGGCCCTCTCCGCGGCCGCCCGCGCGGGCTCGCTCGGCACGGTCACCGTGGAGCGTGTCAACGGCGCCTCCGCCCTCACCTCCCCCTTCGGCACCCTTCTGGAAGGAGCCGGATTCATCGCGACCCCGCGCGGACTGCGCCTGCGCGCGTGA